One window of Medicago truncatula cultivar Jemalong A17 chromosome 2, MtrunA17r5.0-ANR, whole genome shotgun sequence genomic DNA carries:
- the LOC25488378 gene encoding tRNA (carboxymethyluridine(34)-5-O)-methyltransferase, protein MKQINTKSDESYITHNSSSAAASAPPAAASSISVKSTPEIEKKFVHHVYDAIAPHFSSTRYAKWPKVAEFLQNLHPGSLILDAGCGNGKYLGFNQDCFFIGCDISPSLIKICLDRGNEVLVADAVNLPYRTGFGDAAISIAVLHHLSTENRRRKAIEELVRVVKKGGLVLITVWAVEQEDEALVKKWTPLAEKYVEEWQGPGSPRATRVSSSLSLESIPESEESGLGGEEMKVCDKSEISGDLKEEKNVKNQQEYFVPWHLPYHRAEVSGASAHALATGLATKDDVKGAVVYNRYYHVFSEGELESLTNGITNARVVDQFFDKSNWCIILEKTS, encoded by the exons ATGAAACAAATCAACACTAAATCTGATGAATCTTACATCACACACAATTCATCATCAGCAGCAGCATCAGCACCACCAGCTGCAGCATCATCTATAAGTGTGAAATCCACCcctgaaattgaaaaaaagtttGTTCACCATGTTTATGATGCAATTGCCCCACATTTTAGTTCGACCCGTTATGCGAAATGGCCGAAAGTTGCTGAATTTCTACAAAATTTGCATCCAGGATCATTGATCTTGGATGCAGGATGTGGGAATGGGAAGTATCTCGGGTTTAATCaagattgtttttttatagGATGTGATATTAGTCCTTCATTGATTAAGATATGTTTAGATAGAGGAAATGAGGTTCTTGTTGCAGATGCTGTTAATCTTCCCTATAGAACTGGTTTTGGTGATGCTGCTATATCTATTGCTGTGTTGCATCATTTGAGTACCGAGAATAGACGGCGAAAAGCGATTGAAGAGTTGGTCAGGGTTGTTAAAAAGGGTGGGCTTGTTTTGATTACTGTTTGGGCTGTTGAGCAAGAGGATGAAGCGTTGGTTAAGAAATGGACTCCGCTTGCTGAGAAGTATGTTGAAGAGTGGCAGGGACCGGGAAGTCCACGTGCTACTCGGGTGTCTTCTTCGTTGTCGTTGGAAAGTATTCCGGAAAGTGAGGAGAGTGGTTTGGGTGGTGAGGAGATGAAAGTTTGCGATAAGTCTGAAATTTCAGGagatttgaaggaagaaaagaaTGTGAAGAATCAACAGGAGTATTTTGTTCCTTGGCATTTACCTTATCATCGTGCTGAAGTCAGTGGCGCTTCTGCTCATGCTTTGGCTACTGGTCTTGCTACTAAAGATGACGTAAAGGGTGCTGTAGTGTATAACAGATATTATCATGTTTTTAGTGAAGGCGAGCTTGAAAG CTTGACAAATGGAATAACCAATGCTAGAGTTGTTGATCAGTTTTTTGATAAATCCAACTGGTGTATTATTCTAGAGAAGACATCATGA